In Anguilla rostrata isolate EN2019 chromosome 1, ASM1855537v3, whole genome shotgun sequence, a genomic segment contains:
- the bnipl gene encoding bcl-2/adenovirus E1B 19 kDa-interacting protein 2-like protein isoform X1 has protein sequence MGSYTDQRDQYVLNSPEGRKTLPNFKDMELREEWQDEEFPRPLPEYAHGPEDELDAPAAETGRPVPPSSLALSGSKPRKRRLAAPRMILGLDQTDSLISDEFAAAALSTSPEDDMELDINLEALETPSDSESCNFPDSAHELEWEDDLPRMDSEEDRKVSTPVTDQVEMDMDQVDKEGRRWRRFRIAGQEVRVNMSVLEPYLQVLSHGGYYGDGMNAIIVFSSCYLPDSSTEHYEYVMENLFRYIVGTLDLMVSENYVMVYLCGMAPRSKMPPIKWLRECYVTVDRRLRKDLKGLFVVHPTWYIKALITIVKPFISVKFSRKLRFINSLLELQQFIPMEHVQIPDCIRQFDKTMNR, from the exons ATGGGATCTTACACAGACCAGAGGGACCAGTACGTGCTCAATAG CCCGGAAGGCAGAAAGACTCTGCCTAACTTTAAGGACATGGAGCTGAGAGAGGAGTGGCAGGATGAAGAGTTTCCCAG gcCACTTCCAGAATATGCTCATGGCCCGGAGGATGAGCTGGATGCTCCTGctgcagagacaggcagacCTG TCCCTCCCAGCAGCCTGGCGCTGTCTGGAAGCAAGCCCAGGAAGAGGCGCCTGGCGGCCCCCAGGATGATCCTGGGTCTCGACCAGACCGACTCCCTGATCTCGGATGAGTTTGCGGCGGCcgccctctccacctcccccgaGGACGACATGGAGCTGGACATAAACCTGGAGGCCCTGGAGACGCCTTCCGACAGCGAGTCCTGCAACTTCCCCGACAGCGCGCACGAACTGGAGTGGGAGG ATGACCTGCCCCGGATGGACAGCGAGGAGGACAGGAAGGTCAGCACACCTGTTACAGACCAGGTGGAGATGGACATGGACCAGGTGGACAAAGAGGGCCGCAGGTGGCGCCGGTTCAGAATCGCTGGGCAGGAGGTCCGCGTCAACATGAGTGTGCTGGAGCCCTACCTCCAGGTGCTGTCCCATGGGG GTTACTATGGGGATGGAATGAATGCCATCATCGTGTTTTCCTCCTGTTATCTCCCGGATAGCTCCACTGAGCACTATGAATACGTCATGGAGAATCTCTTCAG GTACATTGTGGGGACCCTGGACCTGATGGTTTCGGAGAACTACGTGATGGTGTACCTTTGCGGAATGGCCCCCCGAAGCAAGATGCCGCCGATAAAATGGCTGCGTGAGTGCTACGTGACCGTGGACAGGAG GTTGAGGAAGGATCTGAAAGGCCTGTTTGTTGTTCACCCTACCTGGTATATCAAAGCGCTGATCACCATCGTCAAGCCATTCATCAG TGTGAAGTTCAGCCGGAAGTTGCGCTTCATTAACAGCCTGCTGGAGCTTCAGCAGTTCATCCCGATGGAGCATGTCCAGATCCCTGACTGCATCCGACA GTTTGACAAGACGATGAATAGGTGA
- the bnipl gene encoding bcl-2/adenovirus E1B 19 kDa-interacting protein 2-like protein isoform X3 — translation MGSYTDQRDQYVLNSSPEGRKTLPNFKDMELREEWQDEEFPRPLPEYAHGPEDELDAPAAETGRPVPPSSLALSGSKPRKRRLAAPRMILGLDQTDSLISDEFAAAALSTSPEDDMELDINLEALETPSDSESCNFPDSAHELEWEDDLPRMDSEEDRKVSTPVTDQVEMDMDQVDKEGRRWRRFRIAGQEVRVNMSVLEPYLQVLSHGGYYGDGMNAIIVFSSCYLPDSSTEHYEYVMENLFRYIVGTLDLMVSENYVMVYLCGMAPRSKMPPIKWLRECYVTVDRRLRKDLKGLFVVHPTWYIKALITIVKPFISVKFSRKLRFINSLLELQQFIPMEHVQIPDCIRQFDKTMNR, via the exons ATGGGATCTTACACAGACCAGAGGGACCAGTACGTGCTCAATAG CAGCCCGGAAGGCAGAAAGACTCTGCCTAACTTTAAGGACATGGAGCTGAGAGAGGAGTGGCAGGATGAAGAGTTTCCCAG gcCACTTCCAGAATATGCTCATGGCCCGGAGGATGAGCTGGATGCTCCTGctgcagagacaggcagacCTG TCCCTCCCAGCAGCCTGGCGCTGTCTGGAAGCAAGCCCAGGAAGAGGCGCCTGGCGGCCCCCAGGATGATCCTGGGTCTCGACCAGACCGACTCCCTGATCTCGGATGAGTTTGCGGCGGCcgccctctccacctcccccgaGGACGACATGGAGCTGGACATAAACCTGGAGGCCCTGGAGACGCCTTCCGACAGCGAGTCCTGCAACTTCCCCGACAGCGCGCACGAACTGGAGTGGGAGG ATGACCTGCCCCGGATGGACAGCGAGGAGGACAGGAAGGTCAGCACACCTGTTACAGACCAGGTGGAGATGGACATGGACCAGGTGGACAAAGAGGGCCGCAGGTGGCGCCGGTTCAGAATCGCTGGGCAGGAGGTCCGCGTCAACATGAGTGTGCTGGAGCCCTACCTCCAGGTGCTGTCCCATGGGG GTTACTATGGGGATGGAATGAATGCCATCATCGTGTTTTCCTCCTGTTATCTCCCGGATAGCTCCACTGAGCACTATGAATACGTCATGGAGAATCTCTTCAG GTACATTGTGGGGACCCTGGACCTGATGGTTTCGGAGAACTACGTGATGGTGTACCTTTGCGGAATGGCCCCCCGAAGCAAGATGCCGCCGATAAAATGGCTGCGTGAGTGCTACGTGACCGTGGACAGGAG GTTGAGGAAGGATCTGAAAGGCCTGTTTGTTGTTCACCCTACCTGGTATATCAAAGCGCTGATCACCATCGTCAAGCCATTCATCAG TGTGAAGTTCAGCCGGAAGTTGCGCTTCATTAACAGCCTGCTGGAGCTTCAGCAGTTCATCCCGATGGAGCATGTCCAGATCCCTGACTGCATCCGACA GTTTGACAAGACGATGAATAGGTGA
- the bnipl gene encoding bcl-2/adenovirus E1B 19 kDa-interacting protein 2-like protein isoform X2 produces MELREEWQDEEFPRPLPEYAHGPEDELDAPAAETGRPVPPSSLALSGSKPRKRRLAAPRMILGLDQTDSLISDEFAAAALSTSPEDDMELDINLEALETPSDSESCNFPDSAHELEWEDDLPRMDSEEDRKVSTPVTDQVEMDMDQVDKEGRRWRRFRIAGQEVRVNMSVLEPYLQVLSHGGYYGDGMNAIIVFSSCYLPDSSTEHYEYVMENLFRYIVGTLDLMVSENYVMVYLCGMAPRSKMPPIKWLRECYVTVDRRLRKDLKGLFVVHPTWYIKALITIVKPFISVKFSRKLRFINSLLELQQFIPMEHVQIPDCIRQFDKTMNR; encoded by the exons ATGGAGCTGAGAGAGGAGTGGCAGGATGAAGAGTTTCCCAG gcCACTTCCAGAATATGCTCATGGCCCGGAGGATGAGCTGGATGCTCCTGctgcagagacaggcagacCTG TCCCTCCCAGCAGCCTGGCGCTGTCTGGAAGCAAGCCCAGGAAGAGGCGCCTGGCGGCCCCCAGGATGATCCTGGGTCTCGACCAGACCGACTCCCTGATCTCGGATGAGTTTGCGGCGGCcgccctctccacctcccccgaGGACGACATGGAGCTGGACATAAACCTGGAGGCCCTGGAGACGCCTTCCGACAGCGAGTCCTGCAACTTCCCCGACAGCGCGCACGAACTGGAGTGGGAGG ATGACCTGCCCCGGATGGACAGCGAGGAGGACAGGAAGGTCAGCACACCTGTTACAGACCAGGTGGAGATGGACATGGACCAGGTGGACAAAGAGGGCCGCAGGTGGCGCCGGTTCAGAATCGCTGGGCAGGAGGTCCGCGTCAACATGAGTGTGCTGGAGCCCTACCTCCAGGTGCTGTCCCATGGGG GTTACTATGGGGATGGAATGAATGCCATCATCGTGTTTTCCTCCTGTTATCTCCCGGATAGCTCCACTGAGCACTATGAATACGTCATGGAGAATCTCTTCAG GTACATTGTGGGGACCCTGGACCTGATGGTTTCGGAGAACTACGTGATGGTGTACCTTTGCGGAATGGCCCCCCGAAGCAAGATGCCGCCGATAAAATGGCTGCGTGAGTGCTACGTGACCGTGGACAGGAG GTTGAGGAAGGATCTGAAAGGCCTGTTTGTTGTTCACCCTACCTGGTATATCAAAGCGCTGATCACCATCGTCAAGCCATTCATCAG TGTGAAGTTCAGCCGGAAGTTGCGCTTCATTAACAGCCTGCTGGAGCTTCAGCAGTTCATCCCGATGGAGCATGTCCAGATCCCTGACTGCATCCGACA GTTTGACAAGACGATGAATAGGTGA
- the prune gene encoding exopolyphosphatase PRUNE1: protein MECFLRSCQFVLKGPPKSSPGLHVVLGNEACDLDSMVSSLTFAYFLSKVSGSEKTPVPVLNIPRAEFPLRTDSGFLLRECGLTQDALVFRDEVDLHRLHRAGKLALTLVDHNALPSTDCDLEGAVVEVIDHHQLERMPSPSCLVTVETVGSCATLVTERIMQKAPEVLDQQVAQLLYGTIITDCVNMAPEAGKVTPKDSKYAVLLESRFPDLPPRGALFQSLQNAKFDISGLSTEQMLMKDLKVASGEGLKLAVCIIYMTLEAFLQRRGLQRELCEFCDRHGYSLVITMMVSINEKKELFRQLAVYSSSTIYREEMSRALEKAHSPCLNLSPMCSPCAEVKAYLQGNALASRKEIMPVIRDCLKDWGRRSVHCSNPEDLGELEEQFGSSCGPVTDDESRARPGTASRRYRLFAEESGVEEDSLVPPTPMNSLVEGCPLDRGLPSVSAEAVLERFREVTDEARTEDRPPRGQ, encoded by the exons ATGGAGTGTTTTTTACGGAGCTGTCAGTTTGTACTGAAG GGCCCTCCAAAAAGTAGTCCTGGACTTCATGTTGTCCTGGGGAATGAGGCCTGTGACCTGGATTCCATGGTGTCTTCCCTTACTTTTGCATACTTCCTCTCAAAG GTGTCCGGTTCTGAAAAGACCCCAGTCCCAGTTCTGAACATCCCACGGGCTGAATTTCCCCTGCGCACGGACAGTGGCTTCCTGTTGCGAGAGTGCGGCCTTACCCAGGATGCCCTGGTGTTCCGAGATGAAGTTGACCTGCATCGTCTTCACCGTGCTGGAAAGCTGGCTCTCACTCTGGTGGACCATAATGCGCTTcccag TACTGACTGTGACCTGGAGGGTGCTGTTGTGGAGGTGATCGACCATCACCAGCTGGAAAGAATGCCTTCCCCCTCCTGTCTCGTTACCGTGGAGACTGTGGGCTCCTGTGCCACCTTAGTGACTGAGCGAATAATGCAGAAGGCCCCTGAAGTCCTAGACCAACAGGTGGCTCAGCTCTTATACG GCACCATAATCACGGACTGTGTGAACATGGCGCCAGAGGCAGGGAAGGTCACACCCAAGGACAGCAAGTATGCCGTCCTTCTGGAATCGCGCTTCCCAGACCTGCCACCAAGGGGCGCCCTCTTCCAGTCCCTGCAGAATGCCAAGTTTGATATTTCAG GCCTTTCTACAGAACAGATGCTGATGAAGGATTTGAAAGTGGCATCGGGGGAAGGTTTAAAACTGGCCGTTTGTATTATATACATGACACTTGAG GCTTTTCTCCAAAGGAGAGGCTTACAGCGGGAGCTTTGTGAGTTCTGTGACAGACACGGCTACAGCTTGGTCATCACCATGATGGTCTCTATCAATGAGAAAAAAGAACTGTTCCGCCAGCTGGCTGTCTACAGCTCCAGCACCATCTACAGGGAGGAG ATGAGCCGAGCTTTGGAGAAGGCCCACAGCCCCTGCTTGAACCTGTCTCCAATGTGCAGCCCTTGTGCCGAAGTCAAGGCCTATCTCCAGGGTAACGCACTGGCTTCCCGTAAAGAAATTATGCCTGTCATCAGGGACTGTTTGAAGGACTGGGGGAGGAGATCGGTGCATTGCAGTAACCCAGAGGACCTGGGGGAGTTGGAGGAGCAGTTCGGTTCCTCCTGCGGCCCCGTCACAGATGATGAGTCCCGGGCCCGACCCGGCACAGCCTCCCGGCGTTACCGGCTTTTTGCAGAGGAGTCTGGGGTAGAGGAAGACTCCCTCGTGCCTCCTACCCCCATGAACAGCCTGGTGGAGGGCTGCCCCCTGGACAGGGGCCTCCCCAGTGTGAGTGCCGAGGCCGTCCTGGAGAGGTTCAGGGAAGTGACCGATGAGGCACGCACAGAGGACAGGCCACCACGCGGGCAGTGA